A window of the Coprobacter fastidiosus genome harbors these coding sequences:
- a CDS encoding GH92 family glycosyl hydrolase, with product MRNIFLPILFIFFFSYSTYAKKSPVDYVNPYMGNISHLLKPTYPTVHLPNGMLRIYPQRGDHTESYIHGLPIIVVNHRENCCFNLSAFQGYESQLSPVIRTDYDNEQIMPYYYKSDIDNQQIKAEFTPTYRAAIYRLTYTQNKPGYLILNSGNGEMEIEGNSIKGYQNTWGNTRVYIYLETDIIPSKSGILKDKKLNTAQTKTSGDNSCAVFCFDGQTQINARYGISFISIEQAKKNLQNEIPDFNFDKTKNNGRKIWNEALGKIEVKGGTENDKTVFYTSLYRCYERPVNISEDGYYYCASDRKVHKDDGHAYYTDDWLWDTYRATHPLRILIDADVENDILVSFIRAAELSEKQWFPTFPAITGDSRRMNCNHGVATIADAWEKGLRNFDLKKAYEYTRKGIEEKTLAPWSSGDAGWLDRFYKENGYIPALAPGEKETVPEVNGFEKRQPIPVTLGTAYDQWCLSRIAAALNKKDESEYYLKCSYNYRNVFNPQTSFFHPKDKNGNFIEPFDYRFSGGIGARDYYAENNGWTYRWDVQHNIGDLVNLMGGAEKFSENLDQTFSEWLGRNKYEFYAQLPDQTGNVGQFSMANEPSLHIPYLYNYAGKPWKTQKRIRDLVHQWFRNDVMGVPGDEDGGGLSSFVVFSMMGFYPVTPGSPSYNIGSPFFNEIKIKLSNGKTFCIIGKYCSEENKYIQSAKLNGKVWEKPWFSHDDIKNGGKLEFIMGDKHNTEWGSDMNNVPPSALPYPKN from the coding sequence ATGAGAAACATTTTCCTACCGATCTTATTTATTTTCTTTTTTTCATATAGTACTTATGCAAAAAAGTCTCCCGTCGATTATGTAAACCCTTATATGGGTAACATCAGCCATTTGCTGAAACCGACCTATCCTACCGTACATCTGCCGAACGGGATGCTGCGCATATATCCCCAACGGGGAGACCACACGGAAAGCTATATTCACGGACTTCCGATAATCGTAGTCAATCACCGGGAAAACTGTTGTTTCAATTTATCTGCTTTTCAAGGATATGAGTCTCAACTGTCTCCTGTTATCAGAACAGATTATGACAATGAACAGATTATGCCCTATTACTACAAATCGGACATCGACAATCAACAGATAAAAGCCGAATTTACCCCGACATATAGGGCTGCGATCTATCGATTGACATATACTCAAAATAAACCGGGATACCTTATTCTAAATTCCGGGAACGGAGAAATGGAAATCGAAGGAAACTCAATCAAAGGATACCAAAATACTTGGGGAAATACCCGAGTATATATTTATCTCGAAACCGATATTATACCTTCAAAATCCGGAATATTGAAAGACAAAAAACTAAACACCGCACAGACCAAAACCTCTGGAGACAATTCTTGTGCCGTTTTTTGTTTTGACGGTCAAACACAAATAAACGCCAGATACGGAATTTCGTTTATCAGTATAGAACAAGCAAAGAAAAATTTACAAAATGAAATACCCGATTTCAATTTCGACAAAACAAAAAACAACGGACGCAAAATATGGAACGAAGCTTTAGGGAAAATCGAAGTAAAAGGTGGAACTGAAAATGATAAAACCGTTTTTTACACCTCTTTGTACCGTTGTTATGAACGTCCGGTAAATATCAGTGAAGACGGTTACTATTACTGTGCATCCGACCGGAAAGTACACAAGGACGATGGCCATGCCTACTATACGGACGATTGGTTATGGGATACCTACCGGGCAACGCATCCGCTGCGTATATTGATCGATGCAGATGTCGAAAACGATATTCTCGTTTCATTTATCCGAGCTGCAGAGTTATCGGAAAAACAGTGGTTCCCGACATTCCCGGCGATAACCGGAGATTCACGCAGGATGAACTGCAACCACGGTGTTGCAACGATTGCCGATGCATGGGAAAAAGGTCTCCGGAACTTCGATCTGAAAAAAGCTTACGAATACACCCGTAAAGGAATAGAGGAAAAGACTCTTGCGCCATGGTCTTCGGGAGATGCCGGATGGCTCGACCGTTTTTACAAAGAAAACGGATATATCCCGGCTTTGGCTCCGGGAGAAAAAGAAACAGTTCCCGAAGTAAACGGTTTTGAAAAACGCCAGCCGATCCCCGTCACTTTAGGAACAGCTTATGACCAATGGTGCTTGTCGCGAATAGCTGCCGCCTTAAACAAAAAAGATGAATCGGAATATTATCTGAAATGTTCTTATAATTACCGTAACGTTTTTAATCCTCAAACATCGTTCTTCCATCCGAAAGATAAGAATGGAAACTTCATAGAACCGTTCGATTATCGTTTTTCAGGAGGTATAGGCGCACGAGATTATTATGCAGAAAACAACGGATGGACATACCGCTGGGATGTACAACACAATATCGGAGATTTGGTGAATTTAATGGGCGGTGCTGAAAAATTCTCAGAAAATCTCGATCAAACATTCAGCGAATGGTTAGGGCGAAACAAATATGAATTTTATGCCCAATTACCCGATCAAACAGGGAATGTCGGACAATTTTCCATGGCAAATGAACCATCTCTACACATTCCTTACCTATATAATTATGCAGGTAAACCTTGGAAAACACAGAAAAGAATCAGAGACCTCGTACATCAATGGTTCAGAAATGATGTTATGGGTGTTCCCGGAGACGAAGACGGAGGTGGACTTTCTTCTTTTGTAGTCTTTTCTATGATGGGCTTTTATCCGGTTACTCCGGGATCTCCATCCTATAATATCGGAAGCCCGTTCTTCAATGAAATAAAAATAAAATTAAGCAACGGAAAAACATTCTGCATTATCGGAAAATATTGCTCCGAAGAAAATAAATATATACAATCAGCAAAACTGAATGGTAAAGTGTGGGAAAAACCTTGGTTTTCTCATGACGACATAAAAAACGGAGGGAAGCTCGAATTCATAATGGGTGACAAACATAATACCGAATGGGGTAGCGATATGAACAATGTTCCTCCTTCAGCACTCCCCTACCCGAAAAACTAA
- a CDS encoding glycoside hydrolase family 30 protein has translation MKTGKKLIPILCCIGIAHFCSAQQVEWKYTTNSDRWQDEHNVTVSKAQNQVKYDVLITSYKEQTIDGFGGCFNELGWDALNLLDPQKKQEVLNSLFHPTEGVCFTYCRTTIGGNDYSRNWYSLNDTEGDFKMKNFSIERDKEALIPYIKSALAINPDMKLWACPWSPPTWMKTNRHYATKSGDHNDLKEEDQVLEGDHFIQEKKYLDAHALYLSKYVKAYQKEGIDISMIQFQNEPYSRQQWPTCLWTPDAMRNFIANHLGPLFKKKLPDVELWLGTLNCNRMEDVNLVMSDPKARKYIKGIGLQWEGKDIIAEIHRKYPEIRLMQTENEAGGGTFDWGAAEHTFDLIRKYIGGGANAYMYWNMVLQDKGTSTWGWSQNAMIVIDSKTKQVNYTPEFYVMKHLSHYVKPGDYKLKTLGQDENLLAFRNKEGKTIILVANKEDKIKNMTVSINGNVLNLSLKPKSFNTLSIKL, from the coding sequence ATGAAAACAGGAAAAAAACTTATCCCGATCTTATGCTGTATCGGCATTGCACATTTCTGTTCTGCGCAACAAGTCGAATGGAAATACACTACAAATAGCGACCGATGGCAGGACGAACATAATGTAACTGTCTCTAAAGCTCAAAATCAGGTTAAATATGACGTTCTGATTACATCTTATAAAGAACAGACAATCGATGGTTTCGGAGGGTGTTTCAACGAATTGGGCTGGGATGCGCTTAATCTTCTCGACCCTCAGAAAAAACAGGAAGTACTGAACTCTCTATTCCACCCTACTGAAGGAGTATGTTTTACTTACTGCCGGACAACCATAGGAGGAAACGACTATTCTCGGAACTGGTACAGTTTGAATGATACGGAAGGCGACTTCAAGATGAAAAACTTCAGTATAGAACGAGATAAAGAAGCTCTTATCCCTTATATAAAATCGGCATTAGCAATAAACCCGGACATGAAATTGTGGGCATGTCCATGGAGTCCTCCGACATGGATGAAAACAAACAGACACTATGCAACCAAATCGGGAGACCATAATGATCTTAAAGAAGAAGATCAAGTTCTGGAAGGAGATCACTTCATACAAGAAAAAAAATATCTCGATGCTCATGCTCTTTACTTGTCAAAATACGTCAAAGCATACCAAAAAGAAGGTATAGACATCTCTATGATACAATTCCAAAACGAACCGTATTCACGTCAGCAATGGCCGACTTGTTTATGGACACCCGACGCCATGCGAAACTTCATAGCAAATCATTTAGGTCCGTTGTTCAAAAAAAAGCTTCCGGACGTAGAATTATGGCTCGGTACACTCAACTGTAACCGTATGGAAGACGTAAACCTCGTAATGAGCGATCCTAAAGCTCGGAAATATATCAAAGGTATCGGATTACAATGGGAAGGTAAAGATATTATTGCCGAAATACATCGAAAATATCCCGAAATAAGATTGATGCAGACTGAAAACGAAGCAGGAGGCGGAACTTTTGACTGGGGCGCTGCAGAACATACATTCGATTTGATCAGAAAATATATCGGAGGAGGAGCCAATGCTTATATGTACTGGAATATGGTTTTACAGGATAAAGGGACAAGTACATGGGGATGGAGTCAGAATGCAATGATCGTTATCGACTCAAAAACCAAACAAGTAAATTATACTCCTGAATTTTATGTTATGAAACATCTCAGTCACTATGTAAAACCCGGAGATTATAAACTAAAAACATTGGGTCAGGATGAGAATTTATTAGCCTTCAGAAATAAAGAAGGAAAAACGATAATTCTTGTTGCTAATAAGGAAGATAAAATCAAAAATATGACGGTTTCAATAAACGGGAATGTATTGAATCTAAGTCTCAAACCGAAATCCTTCAATACTTTATCTATAAAACTCTAA
- a CDS encoding glycoside hydrolase family 30 protein — MNTKSIYTVFLSVIISAGVSAQKVEWKYSTQDNYWKNGKGIKWSDSPEKTGEVIRISDEKAQYIDGLGGTFNELGWDALCTLPEEKKNEILYNLFSPKESNYTYCRMPIGASDFAMNFYSLNDVVDDFDMINFSIDRDRHILMRYIKEAQKIHPGLKIWASPWCPPAWMKTNNHYASEYDNSPVNHNGLPQKRALELPTTGFKMQPGYLDAYALYFTKFVQAYEKEGIKIEAVNIQNEPCSTQKYASCTWRPEDMAYFIGKFLGPKFEKENIQTEIFFGTINRDNPQYTKTALDDPAASKYIKGVGFQWDGKGAIPTIHKEYPHLKMMHTEAECGNGSNDWGAAEHTWWQISHYMRNGARVFTYWNMILDQNGISPWGWKQNSLITINTENGDVTYHPEFYLMKHLCHYIVPGAYRLQTPDNQENILAFENPDGKITVMIVNRENQEKNISLSLKGKYLNLKVSPKSFNTLSI, encoded by the coding sequence ATGAACACGAAATCAATATATACAGTATTTTTGTCGGTCATTATCAGCGCCGGAGTTTCTGCACAAAAAGTTGAATGGAAATACTCTACTCAAGATAATTACTGGAAAAACGGAAAAGGAATAAAGTGGTCTGACTCCCCTGAAAAAACAGGAGAAGTTATCCGAATATCTGATGAAAAAGCCCAATATATCGATGGTCTGGGCGGTACTTTCAATGAACTCGGATGGGACGCTTTATGTACTTTGCCCGAAGAAAAAAAGAATGAAATTCTTTATAATCTGTTCAGCCCGAAGGAATCCAACTATACCTATTGCAGAATGCCTATCGGAGCCAGTGATTTCGCTATGAATTTCTATTCTCTGAACGATGTTGTCGATGATTTCGATATGATCAATTTCAGTATCGACAGAGACCGGCACATATTGATGCGCTATATCAAAGAAGCTCAGAAAATTCACCCCGGCCTGAAAATCTGGGCATCGCCTTGGTGTCCGCCGGCTTGGATGAAAACCAATAACCATTATGCCAGCGAATATGATAACAGCCCCGTCAATCATAACGGACTACCGCAAAAAAGGGCATTGGAACTGCCTACCACCGGATTTAAGATGCAACCGGGATATTTAGATGCCTACGCCCTCTATTTCACTAAATTCGTTCAAGCTTACGAGAAAGAAGGTATCAAAATCGAGGCTGTAAATATTCAGAACGAGCCTTGTTCGACTCAAAAATACGCCAGTTGTACATGGCGTCCGGAAGATATGGCATATTTTATCGGCAAATTCTTAGGACCGAAATTCGAAAAAGAAAACATTCAGACCGAAATATTCTTCGGAACAATCAACAGGGATAATCCCCAATATACCAAAACCGCACTCGATGATCCCGCCGCATCGAAATATATCAAAGGGGTCGGATTCCAATGGGACGGTAAAGGGGCAATACCTACTATACACAAAGAATATCCTCACCTTAAAATGATGCATACCGAAGCCGAATGCGGTAACGGTTCGAACGATTGGGGTGCGGCTGAGCATACATGGTGGCAAATTAGCCATTATATGAGAAACGGAGCTCGGGTATTTACCTACTGGAACATGATTCTCGACCAAAACGGTATAAGCCCTTGGGGATGGAAACAAAACTCACTGATTACTATCAATACCGAAAACGGAGATGTCACCTATCATCCCGAATTCTATTTGATGAAACATCTGTGCCATTATATCGTTCCCGGTGCTTACCGGTTACAGACTCCGGACAATCAGGAAAACATTCTCGCTTTTGAAAATCCTGACGGAAAAATAACGGTAATGATCGTAAATCGAGAAAATCAGGAGAAAAATATTTCGCTCTCGCTTAAAGGGAAATATCTAAACCTAAAAGTAAGTCCGAAATCATTTAATACATTATCGATATAA
- a CDS encoding glycoside hydrolase family 30 protein: protein MNKRFLSLMIFSFAITGVSAQKIEWKYSTPNNYWETEKNIKWSDTPENSSEIIPISENKAQYIDGLGGTFNELGWDALCTLPEEKKNEILYNLFSPKESNYTYCRMPIGASDFAMNFYSLNDVVDDFDMINFSIDRDRHILMRYIKEAQKIHPGLKIWASPWCPPAWMKTNNHYASNYDNGTVNRNGLPREKVLELPTTGFKMQPGYLDAYALYFTKFVQAYEKEGIKIEAVNIQNEPCSNHKFPSCNWRSEDLAYFIGKFLGPKFEKENIQTEIFFGTINRDNPQYTKTALDDPAASKYIKGVGFQWDGKGAIPTIHKEYPHLKMMHTEAECGNGSNDWGAAEHTWWQISHYMRNGARVFTYWNMILDQNGISPWGWKQNSLITINTENGDVTYHPEFYLMKHLCHYIVPGAYRLQTPDNQENILAFENPDGKITVMIVNRENQEKNISLSLKGKYLNLKVKSKSFNTINL, encoded by the coding sequence ATGAATAAAAGATTTTTATCTTTAATGATTTTTTCATTCGCCATTACCGGAGTTTCTGCTCAAAAAATTGAATGGAAATATTCTACACCGAATAACTACTGGGAAACAGAAAAAAACATAAAATGGTCGGATACTCCGGAAAATTCGAGTGAGATAATACCAATTTCAGAGAATAAGGCTCAATATATCGATGGTCTGGGCGGTACTTTCAACGAACTCGGATGGGACGCTTTATGTACTTTGCCCGAAGAAAAAAAGAATGAAATTCTTTATAATCTGTTCAGCCCGAAGGAATCCAACTATACCTATTGTAGAATGCCTATCGGAGCCAGTGATTTCGCCATGAATTTCTATTCTCTGAACGACGTTGTCGATGATTTCGATATGATCAATTTCAGTATCGATAGAGACCGGCACATATTGATGCGCTATATCAAAGAAGCTCAGAAAATTCATCCCGGCCTGAAAATCTGGGCATCGCCTTGGTGTCCGCCGGCTTGGATGAAAACCAATAACCATTATGCCAGCAACTACGATAATGGGACTGTTAACCGAAACGGTCTGCCTCGAGAAAAAGTTTTGGAATTGCCGACTACCGGATTCAAGATGCAACCGGGATATTTAGATGCCTACGCCCTCTATTTCACTAAATTCGTTCAAGCTTACGAGAAAGAAGGTATCAAAATCGAGGCTGTAAATATTCAGAACGAGCCTTGTTCAAATCATAAATTTCCCAGTTGCAATTGGCGATCAGAAGACTTAGCTTATTTTATCGGTAAATTCTTAGGACCGAAATTCGAAAAAGAAAACATTCAGACCGAAATATTCTTCGGAACAATCAACAGGGATAATCCCCAATATACCAAAACCGCACTCGATGATCCCGCCGCATCGAAATATATCAAAGGGGTCGGATTCCAATGGGACGGTAAAGGGGCAATACCTACTATACACAAAGAATATCCTCACCTTAAAATGATGCATACCGAAGCCGAATGCGGTAACGGTTCGAACGATTGGGGTGCGGCCGAGCATACATGGTGGCAAATCAGCCATTATATGAGAAACGGAGCTCGGGTATTTACCTACTGGAACATGATTCTCGACCAAAACGGTATAAGTCCTTGGGGATGGAAACAAAACTCACTGATTACTATCAATACCGAAAACGGAGATGTCACTTATCATCCCGAATTCTATTTGATGAAACATCTGTGCCATTATATCGTTCCCGGTGCTTACAGGTTACAGACTCCGGACAATCAGGAAAACATTCTCGCTTTTGAAAATCCTGACGGAAAAATAACGGTAATGATCGTAAATCGAGAAAATCAGGAGAAAAATATTTCGCTCTCGCTTAAAGGGAAATATCTAAACCTAAAAGTAAAATCAAAATCATTTAATACAATAAATCTATAA